The Vitis riparia cultivar Riparia Gloire de Montpellier isolate 1030 chromosome 3, EGFV_Vit.rip_1.0, whole genome shotgun sequence genome segment TGGGGCGCCTGTGCAATAGCATTGACACAGGCTTGATACCTCTGTAATTCCACCGTTGGGAAAGTAGAGAAGCAGATGTTGAGCATCATGACCTTGACACTGTCCATGATGATAGTAGCCATGTACCTAGAATCCTGTTTGTTCCAACCGAGCCGAATAAGAGGAGTGTCGGGCTCGGAGCTCTCATAGATAATTGTCGAAGGCTCTTTATTCATGCAAATCAAAGACCATAACCGAGCCATCAATAGAAACAGAGGTGAAAACTCCGACGCCGCCCCAAGCAATATCAAAAACCTTCTTATCATGAGCGACAAGCTGGGTATCCACCATTTCTACCAAGCCTACTGCCTAGACCTCCAGCTGCCCTATATGGAGCAACTCCAAACCCACTGTCGTAACTCTCGTACAGGCTGCCAAATCCACCAAAGCCATTACTAAAAGAATGAGCCCTAAAGTTGTTACCAAATGCAGAAACATGTGGTGGTTTTGAGGCTTTCATTGGTTCAGTTTTCTTGATCTCCACTTAAGTGTCGGCCATATCAATCATATTCCCCTCCGACAATATTTCATCTACTACCTCTTCACTTTCAAATATTATGAATCCAAAGCCTCGAGAACGATTAGTTTCATGGTCGCGTATAATCTGGTGTTCCTCCACTTTCCTATGCTTGGAGAAGAAATCCTTGAACTCATTTTCAGTGACTGTATATTGTAATCCGCCAACAAATATCTTCTCAACCTATTTTCCGTTAATAACATGTGCACCTTCAATGACACTATCAACAACTGAAGGATCAGCATAGGTGACAAACCCAAATCCCCTAGGTTGGCCAGTATACCGATATTTCATAATCACtgagtttattatttctctATATTTCTCAAAGTGCTTATTGAACGTACAAGCTTGCATGGGAAATCAGAAGCGATCAATAGCAAGTACCAAAGCTTTAATTGAAACTTTTCTATGAGGAAATAGACTTTTGGATAGCTTGCAACTTCATCCAGACAAAAGATGTTTTCTGCTTCACATAGATGTAACAAAAATTGATGAGGTGAGGAGAGTGGACCACTTCATCTTCATCAACGTCCCACTCAACATCAAGAGGAATTTCTTTACTTGTAAATGAGGAATCTAATCTCTTCAGAGAATTTAATGGCTCTGTCTAAGCCATCCTTCAATTGTACAATGCTCTAACTCCTTCAAATTGATCATGGCCTCCAATACTAGACTCCCCAGCCTTACGATGCGCCCTCTTTGAACTAGTAACGCAACCAATTTGATTAGATGGCACGAATATCCTAATAGTAACTTGCTATGCTTCTTCAGGCTCTTCATACTTACGCTTGTTGGCAACATCTATACCAGACAAGTGTTATGCTATTTCGGCCATGGATGAtgtaaagagagagagagagactgtGTGAGTAGGGTTTTGAAAACCATGGAAGATGGAGAAAGAGATTTGGATATGAGGATTAGAAATGGGATGAAGCGGAGGTGGCCACCTGCATGGGCTTCATGCACATGGGAAATAGTGGAAACGAACTGAAAGTGGGTTAGATGGATGGGTATAAAGGGTAGGGAAGGATGAGACGATGGGTATGGTGAAATAAAGGATGGAGGGTAATGAGAATATGGGTATGGTGAGTTGGAAGGATGAAGGATGGGTTTAATGGGTATTGGAATATAGGTATGAAGGGCACGTGGTGTTAAAAAGAAAGGTGATATGCATGAGGGGCATGAAGGATGGGTATATGTGGAGATGGGTATGGGGAGGTTAGTGAGAAATGGGTTCAGTGGGTAATGAAAAATGAAGACAAGCATGGTGCAGGATGGGAAAGGGGTGGAATGAGTGGTGGAGTATGAAAGATGAAGGTGTCATTAATGAAATAGAAAGTGGGAGAAATGGATTGGTGGGTGCTGGAAGGTGGTGGTGAGATGGAATGGATTTGACAATAGAGATAAAGGCATGGTGAACCTCTGCACTGAGCCATTACTACCATATAATCCCGTAAATGATTCTCAAATGAAAACTGGAAGGCAATAATGGAGCCTAATGGTGTATTATAGCATGATGATGAATTCCTTATAGCTTGATTTCTTGTCGGGTCCACATCAAGGCTGAATGTGAAACCCAAAGTCCAATGACCAATCAATGCATCATGTATACCACCTGATTTTGAATCCTGTGGGATGATCTGATAGCCAAAGGGTAACAGTGGAGCATCATCTGAAAACATTTCATTAATTGGAGCAAAAACAAGTCTAAAACCGGCTCCCACTGCATACTTGTCAAAGGCATCAACTATAGATAGAACCTCATTACCCTTCCTCTGTTTAGTGAGCATAACCCATTGAAGAGAGACCCATTCTTCAGAATTAAAACACCCTTCACCAGCCGAGAGAACTTCACTCACCCTTAAATACCCAGGAGCTATGATTTTCTGTCAACAATATCCACTTCCCGAATAACCTAGAAACTGATCTAAGTGGGAATAAACCCAGCCATTTGATGTCAAACTCAACAACACCTCAAAACATCACAAAAGcctctctagaaaaaaaaatgttcatctCCCATTGTAagccaaaaacagaggaaaataaaaGGGAGGAGGAAACAAAGACAGTACTAgaataaatataactaaaagaATTAGTCCAAGCCCTATCTCATGGGATATCAATGAACTTGGAAAAAAACTGAGTGGGATAGACACGAGATATTTCAAACATAAATGGGTATCACGACTACAAATATCAAGAAAGAACAGAGCCAAACCAACCCCAACAAAaccaagtaaaaaaaatgaacacaTTGGAGCACCATCAAAGCAACCTAGAGATCAGTAAGAACAAGCATGTGACCCCCTATACCCACTCCCAATCAACAGGTTAATGCTAAAAATTTAACAACAAACTgagcaaaataataaaaaatgagaaacaagAAGATTACAGTGACCATACCTGAGCTCCTCAAGTGAAGATGGTTAAGCTTTTGCTCCTCTAGCTCTCAAAACTTTCTCCCTAAGCCCGCTTGCTCTCCTAGAAACCAAATATCTCCAGCAACCCTCAACAGAATACCCTCCCCCCCCCAGACAACAACTCTCTCATCTCACAAATGTCTCTACCACTCttcctattatttatttatttatttatttttcagctTGCTCCCAAGCTAAAGAAAATCTCTCAAATATCTCACCTCCAGCCTCTCAAACTTGCTCTCCAAGAgactcctaaaaaaaatatctcaccCTGCCAACCCAATACGCCCCCTGCATCTCTTGCTCCTTAGGCTACAAAAGACGCTCCTCCATAACAGCTAGAAGATTTCCATGCCACGCATCAGTCGCTGATTGCCTCCAAAAAAGATCCCTGCACATCCAACTTCTCATGCACGTATTGCCAAAAGCAAAAAAGGTGGTAAAGGATGCTCCCTAAAATGTCATTTACTTGTAGACCAAAACGAGGGTCAACaagaatttaaaactaaataacgcttaatagtgttaagaattaagttatttgtttttttaatattttatttatgttaaatatttaaaaataaagaaaaatcaatatattattttttctattttaaaaaaattaaatattttgattattttttactcaacatttataatatgtcataaaaaatagaaaaataactcTCTTTatctatattaatttcttctttaacttaaatgattttaatttttttttttttgtagttttttagtgacttttttaaaaaagacaCAAAATGGACCTTTTGTGCttaagtttttcaaattaatagatatttttattattttgtatttcatattaatataattaaaaataaaaaattgttaaaatatccgtgtataaaaggaaatgaatcaTGGGTAGGAACAAATGGAATTatgctaaaatataaataaataagatatttttgttatattgtattttttttactgatcaccatttttttaaatgagatcgGGAACTGCATTTTAGTGTCATAGAATGGCCCAAAAAAGATTATGACACATGGCATAATAAATAGACAAATGCATTACGTGTGAGGCGGCTCCCAAAGGTGATGGGGCTGGGGAGAATAGGACTTGCACGTGACACCCAAATACCATATTCCCAAAATCAGAAAATAAATTCACGAATCGAGGGAAACCCtaggagagagaggagagaatggggaagaagaagaagagagcagCGAAGGTGTTTTGCTACTACTGCGAGAGGGAGTTCGAGGACGAGAAGATTCTTGTTCAGCACCAGAAGGCCAAGCACTTCAAGTGCCATGTCTGCAACAAGAAGCTCTCCACCGCCTCTGGCATGGCCATCCACGTCCTCCAGGTCCACAAGGAGACCGTCTCCAAGTACTTTTGCTCTTCTCCCAATTCTTTCGTTTTCATTCTACTCTATTCATCCTTCCCTTTTCTTCAGCAATTTTGGAGGAATTCTTTATCAATCCCTAGCATCTTCAATTACCCgatttttattgttgtttgaTTGTTGAAAGTACcggatttaaaaaaagaaaaaaaatttgttttcccGATTGACGCTACTGTTGGTTGGTTTTACTTGCactgatttttctttctcttgttcAATGTTCACAGAGTTCCTAATGCTAATCCCGGGAGAGAATCCActgaaattgaaatatttggaATGCAAGGAATCCCAGATGATATTCTAGCTGCCCATTACGGAGAGCAAGGTATTGTTCCTTCCCCGTGCTCTGTGTTGTTGTTTCTTCTTGGAGATTAGAAGTACTGATAGGTGCACACAATTTATTACCTGTTTGCTtagtttaaaaaggaaaagtcaAGTGGACAAGGCGCCTCTTCAACAAGGCACATGTCTTGGCATGCAAGGCCCTGCAACTTGGGAGTGGTTGTGGCTTGGGTCTAGGCGCGCTTTAAAcgtgccttttaaaactatgcctGTTTTGAGTGTGTCTTTTAAATtgcttgttttatttataaaaataatttttgtggttGGTTAAGGGATTTAGTCAAGTGGAAAGTACTTATTTCTTGGACAGATGAGGGCCgattgttttttttgttcttattagaaacaaaagatGCATTGATTAAAGATTATAAAgcataagaaggatgagaaatcctccccatGAAATACAAACCTGATCAAAACACCCATGAAAAATGCCGTTTTACAATGAGATTTgtacaaaaagaataaaaagactacaaaaaaaaatacaactcaAAAGCTCAACTTGACTCCTCACCAAGTAAGCTCAATCCTAAGGTGTACATACGGAGTGCCAACTAAACTGAATGAAACTCAAGGGGAAAGGTTTGAAAATATCAGTATAGAAGGCTCAAAAAGACACAAAGAAATGAATCAAGTCCCACATCATCTCAGACGTTTTGCGAGTATCCTAAAAAATCTTAGTATTCCTTTCTCTTTCCACACAATCCACATCAAAGTGAGAGAAACAATTTTCCAAAGAGTTTTGTCTCTAGTAGAGGTCCCAAAACACATAAGGGAAATAACCATCATATCACAAATACTCCTTGGGATGAACCCATAGCATCCTAACCTATGAGAGTAGCTTGTGCCATAACCCTAAAGTAACCAGACAACGTAGAAAGAGATGATCAATCGTCTCTCCACTCCCCTTACATAGGATGCATCAAttaggactaagggctttgaaagaccttctcaattgtagcatgacattggtatttaccttcttaagTGTCATTAACCAAACAAAGGTCATGATATTAGAGGGAACTTttgatttccacaaaaaattagTCGGATGAGAAGGAACTAAATAAGATAAATTGGTCTAGGTTCTAGATGAGGGCTGGTGAGATTTTTTGtatcccctcttcttttttattcttgcCTTTTAGCATCtcttgtataccccctgtatgcATTGGGTTGGCCTTTTGAtgcctttttctctctttacctatcaaaaaataaataaattgatcaaGGCTAAAAAGAAAGATCTTATTGATAATACTCTTGAAGAAGAGGGTACCCAAGCTTTCACATTTGGGACAGATGGAGACAAGGGTACACGGGAAAGAGAAGTCATTTGTCTTTCAAGATCATTAATCTCCAAATTAGGTAGATTACAATGGAAAAACAAATTCCAAGGATTATAACTACCCAATATAGTTGAAATGGAGATTTCTAGTTGTGACGACTCGTGAACACAAAGGTTGATTCCCTCACCGTaaatgttctcaaaaacaaatttttgtccCATCACCCACTACAAAGCGAGTGTGTATAGAAAAAACCCGAAAAATAAGTGCAATGGCTTTCTagggacaatgatgtgaccaatgAACTAAATTATTGGAATCCCATCTATTAGGATGTGTCCCGTAGATACTCAAAATAACTTGATGCCAAAGGGCGAAACTGATGAAGGTTAATTGTtgagaaaattaacattttcCTCTAACCTTCTAATAAGTGATAACTTACCCTTCTTACTCATTTCCTCTTTTACTTCCTTTTGATTGTGATGAGAACAATGAAATCAAGGTTAATGGCATCTAGCTTTTCTATTGAGTgctctaaatgttataatttttgtatactGGACATGAAGATATCTGTCTATCTTAGTTTATGGAGAGTTAGTCCAAAATCCAATTAATTGGGATCAAATTGTATGTTGAATCATAtgccattttattttctctcttcttccttGAACTGCTGTCCACacaatattcttatttttttggattttcttggaaGTAACCTGGTGTTCCTTGATAGATAGGAATGAGACTCATAAGTGGGCCAATGCTTCATTggattgagttgttcatacttTGTTGGGTATTTGGCATAGGCTTAATTATAGTTAATCATAGTTACCATGCAAAACCTTCTTCAACCATAGGCTCTAAACAGGGATACATGTTCTATTAAATTCTTGGATGTGAGGTTTTGTTTTCCATGTCCTCTACCCTTGTGAACttgaattctaaaaatatttgggtTGCTCTTGGAAGTGATGCTTTATGGCTATAAGCCCTAAATAGTTAATATGGGATGTCAACTTTGGGCTATGTTACATGGATTTGGGTCTGGGTTCTGGTATGAGTATGCATATAGGTTTTTGATCCCTCGGATTCCCAAATTTTAGGATTCAGCAACTTGACTGGAAATGATCTTAATAGCTATGCTGGTAAGAGATTAAATTTGTATTACTAGATATCAGGTTAGCTTATTCATGGTTTGGTTGCATCCATAAATcataatatcaatttttattgatGCAAGTTGAACACTTGTTTggtcaaaacaaaagaaatgtgtgtgtgtgtgggcgCACGCACGAACGTGAGTGTTAGCGGCCCCCACATGTATTTTATAAGATTCACAAATTTTGATGCACAATGTATACACATATATTGTATGCTTAGCTCTTTAACTAATTGAATTTTAGGAAGAATGACATCTACTCTTCTTTACTGGAATCGACAAAAGAGAGGGGGGTAAAGGGGTTAGGGGAAAAGAAGAAACCCTTGCCTTCTTCCCATTTTGAGAGGGAAATCCGAAGGTTAGAGCATTTGATTAACTACGATTGCTTTCCATCCATTGTAAGGGGAAAGGGGAGGGGTGTCGGAATTTAGGGAAGGGGTTGGGCTTGGGCTTAGGAAGCTTTAATGCCCAATAGGGATTTCTTTTTTGGGTTCCAGTAGgggtttcttttttctcttgcaTCTCAGTTACTTTTGTGGTTGTTTGTTGTTAGGGTGGTGgggttttcttctcttttctcctACTTGCCGATTGGCCCTAATTGCATACTCCGTGTGTACTTTGTTGTGCCTTTTGGCAAGTGCTTTTAATGTATCTTGCTTATTTACCCATCAAAAAAGAATGACATCTACTCTTCTTGATTTATATTCACATATATTGTATGCTTAGCTCTTTAACTTGTTGAATTTTAGGAAGAATGACATCTACTCTTCTTGATTTTATGAATGATTACATTAACATAGTAACCCTCTCTGGCTTCTGATACTAACCAGGTATACTTTTTTTGAACTTGTTGGCTAAAGGAGTTAACATAAGTATTGAACATCATTTTGGCTCCTTTAGtctgaaatttcaaaaaacaggagagaaaaaagaaagactaaaagaaaatgaggcATCTCTCATCGTGCGACATGGAATTAGTGTAAGATGAAGGGGGAAGGGAAAGGGAGATGTAGCCGTAAGTTTCTCACCTATTTAATTGGGGAAAAattgtgtgtgtatgtgtgcaCATGCATGTATGCATGTGAAAAGACATGAAGATGAAAGAAGGGGTTAGAGTGAGATGAAGAAGAAATTAGGGACTAGGTtaagatgaagaagatgaaggggAAGGGGAAGAGAGATGTGGCCGTCATTTACTTTCCTAAGGTGTTGTTTGGTTGCCTAAAatgtaaactaaaaaaatgtggAGATGAAATTAGTTATTGGAAGAGAATCACAGCTATGGGTCTCTCACCCATGGTCTGTCTCTAGCTGCCcaaaaaaaggataaaaggaATGAGATCATGGATTAGATGAGATGAAGatgaaattgttatttttgttttgatcagTTCTTGtaagttttggaaggatttgTTGCCCTTCTTTGTTAATgctaataaattttgaataaaaaaacaaaagggtaaAAAGGTACGAGAGAGACCCATGTTGTGGGTTGAGTTTTCATGGTAGTGAGTTTAATGTTGTGTATTACGCTTTGAATTAGGATTAGTTAAGATTGAATTAAGCATTAATTTGAAATGGATTTGGgttacttataaaaaaagaaaagaaatatatatacatatttgaAGTGGATTTGGGTTGATTTGAAAgtaattattattcatattagttttaagttaatttaaatttattttggacTTAGCTAACccaatattctaaaaaaatggttgatGTCACCAAAAGTGTTAACAAAGAGCCATTGCACCCTTGATCAAGGGGTTGTTCATGTTGGTTGACTTGTAGAATGCCAGTGTAATATTACAGACCAGAGTGGGTACCGCTTTAATTGTTAGAAGCCTTAGGAGGTATAGGTGTAGGTGTAGGTGTAAGGTTccctttattttattacttatatTAGATTTAAATAGTTTAGCTTTATTTTTTGATCCATAATTTAAGCTATTCATggatttatttctttaaaatttattattttattagaaagagGGCACTAGCATGGATTTCAAATTAAGTACATGTGACCACATAAGAATAGCAAATGGCTAGTGCCAATATTTCCCCATTTCTCAACAAAACTCAATTTTAGTTCCCCTGTTTTTCATTCACTTCCCCATAAAAATCcactcttttctttctctgatcCCTAGGCATATCTACTTTCCAAAAGCTCCTTTACTTTGGTGGttgcaataaaaaaattaatttgaaatcaatCAATTGTTCAGAATAAGAGACAAATACTTGACAAGGGTTCTTCTCTCAATCCAAAGTCTAAAAAGTTCTTTTGTTTGCTGTCTTTGGTTGGAAGCAAAGGGGTGCATAGATGATGTTCCTCTTAACTCTTTTTAGTTTTCTAGATTAGTTGGGCCCTTGGTAAGGGTGGGTTGGCTTTGTTCCgttttattttgtaactttggtTTATTGTGGTGTTGGTTGGTGGTAGCTGTATATGTTTTGTATACCATGGGTTGCTATTTTGGCggccttttttaatttatttttctttttatctatatctatcaaaaaaataaaataaaaatgacaagGGTCCCATGTATATGCCCATGTCATGTCCCCCTATTTCACTTGATGTACATGATACACATGCAAGTATGAGATCTTTGTTGGACACATCTCTTTTACTTTGGATCTAGTTAGTAGACATGACATTACACATGCAAGTATGAGATCCTTCTTGGACACATTTCTCTTAATTTGGATCCAGTTGGttgatttttaattgattttttttttctagttgcAACCACCAAAAGGAAGGACTTTGTCATGTAATTTTATGATGATATTTAGTCTCGTTAGagataaaagggaaaatagaaaGCAAGTTTTTATAAGGAAGTGGATTGAGAAAAAGTAGTGGAGGAAATAAAAACTGAGTTTGCATGGGTGTTGGTTTGGTATTGGTATttgacatattattttttttatcaaaaaaatttgtattattaaattacaaagtCTAATGAATTTTAGATCCATACTGGTTCaattttgtaatttcaaaataaataaaatttaaatccatAAATCCCTATCCTAATTCCACTAGTTTAAGATTGggatgataaattaaaattaaactgaaaaactaaataaaataaattgatcaAAGAGATAAATACACAACTTTATGCATATTTAACTATATCCGATTACACGCATATAAAAGTTGTGCTTCCTAATAATAGGTTTATggttattcaaaattttaattagcaataattgttatagaaattcatataaaacaatattccatagtaaaaattgaaatttctaaaaataaaaacatgacaGAAAAAcgacaatttttttaaaggccTCTATGCCTTAAAATGATATGGCTTGTATTCGTAGAAATTGATATTATGGctgcaatgaagaaaaaagtaTATATAGCTCTAAATAAGGTATGGttcctattaaaaaatattcctaGCCCAATCATATTCAATTATCCATACCCATTGTTGAAATCATTTTCACCCAAGTTGTATTATAAAACTTCAGAATTTGAAGAATCAGATACCCACACTGAAACCATTGTAGCATAGGTGGTTGCTTTTGTTGCGCATGTGTGTAAATATTCTATGCTATTAATTGTTTGGCATGAATGGATGATATCAATAAGATGAATAAATCTATAGGCTCACGTGGGCAAGTTTGCATCTAATGAGAAAACACACtttcttttaaatctttttcctatatctattttctttttctttttcaattaacagcctttttgtatgattttgatttgtttAGTATCTTTTGTTTGATGGTTACATACAAGCTGACTGtgatcattcatttttttttccttttctgggATGCTTTTGATTTGTTTAATCACTTTCATATGATATTTACATACAAGATTAAATGTGATCATTCCCTTGGTAGACATGATGCCTTCTGCATATTTTTTGACTTCATTACCGCTATTGCCATGCACATGTTTTCCCTCCTTTTCTTGTATCAATTCAACCTGAAGAATAATGCTGATCTTCTGGATGTAAGCCCTTGTGTTGTTGTggggttttttttccttttttattcttcatgtCTTTGGgtgaatattttatataagaattatcgTCTCCATCTTTGTATTTATACAATTTCAAATTCTGTTGCAGATGAAGATAACCCTTCAAAGCTAGCCAAAGTCGAGGTCCCACCAACTAACGTTGTTGGTGTGATGCCTCCTGGATCAGTGGGCATGGGGTTTCCGCCGCAATCAACATTTGGTGCAATACCACCAATGTATGCTTTCTTTGCTCAGTTTCTTAAGCTCTTTCCACCTCACTAGCATTATTCTATACAACAAAAGATGTTGTCACAtatgcctataaaaaaaactgTTAAACCATACATGGTACAGTCAATGACTCTCAATCTCCAGTTAGACTGAAACTTCTGGTTCTTGAAATGACCTTGTTAGCAGTTATGTTGAAAATGAGCTAAGAAAAATGTGGTTTTGCCTTTTGAGGTCTTTTTAATGGGCATTCTCAAAAGTTCAAGAGAGTTGAAATGGTTTTGTACTACCTTATCTTCTCATGCATTTGCATGTGTAATGCTGTCTGTTCAAAATGCAAATGCACATATGAATATTGCTTATTGAATTTTATGTGTCTGTTGCAGTTACAATTCTGCAGTTGCAGTCCCTCCTGGTTGGCCGGTTCCTCGTCCACAGCCTTGGTTCCCACAGCATCCAGCAGTTCCTGTTCCTCCTGCTGCACCCTTAGGACTGGCACAAAGGCCTTTGTTTCCCATACAAAATGTGACACCTCCTCTGCCATCTGCTACACTTCAACCTTCATTTCAAACTACACCACCTGGACCTCTCTCATCTA includes the following:
- the LOC117911298 gene encoding protein SUPPRESSOR OF FRI 4-like isoform X4 gives rise to the protein MGKKKKRAAKVFCYYCEREFEDEKILVQHQKAKHFKCHVCNKKLSTASGMAIHVLQVHKETVSKVPNANPGRESTEIEIFGMQGIPDDILAAHYGEQDEDNPSKLAKVEVPPTNVVGVMPPGSVGMGFPPQSTFGAIPPIYNSAVAVPPGWPVPRPQPWFPQHPAVPVPPAAPLGLAQRPLFPIQNVTPPLPSATLQPSFQTTPPGPLSSSPTPVSQPLFPVVGTASIPSQNSQVTAAALSAPITSSTPSELNNPSYSSINTSMVNGYHAPSIQGTLVSSHTYASGPNTSGPSIGPPPMIANKAPVIQPASNEVYLVWDDEAMSMEERRMSLLKYQVHDETSQMNSVDAAIDRRISESRLAGRMAF
- the LOC117911298 gene encoding protein SUPPRESSOR OF FRI 4-like isoform X1, giving the protein MGKKKKRAAKVFCYYCEREFEDEKILVQHQKAKHFKCHVCNKKLSTASGMAIHVLQVHKETVSKVPNANPGRESTEIEIFGMQGIPDDILAAHYGEQDEDNPSKLAKVEVPPTNVVGVMPPGSVGMGFPPQSTFGAIPPIYNSAVAVPPGWPVPRPQPWFPQHPAVPVPPAAPLGLAQRPLFPIQNVTPPLPSATLQPSFQTTPPGPLSSSPTPVSQPLFPVVGTASIPSQNSQVTAAALSAPITSSTPSELNNPSYSSINTSMVNGYHAPSIQAGTLVSSHTYASGSNTSGPSIGPPPMIANKAPVIQPASNEVYLVWDDEAMSMEERRMSLLKYQVHDETSQMNSVDAAIDRRISESRLAGRMAF
- the LOC117911298 gene encoding protein SUPPRESSOR OF FRI 4-like isoform X2, whose product is MGKKKKRAAKVFCYYCEREFEDEKILVQHQKAKHFKCHVCNKKLSTASGMAIHVLQVHKETVSKVPNANPGRESTEIEIFGMQGIPDDILAAHYGEQDEDNPSKLAKVEVPPTNVVGVMPPGSVGMGFPPQSTFGAIPPIYNSAVAVPPGWPVPRPQPWFPQHPAVPVPPAAPLGLAQRPLFPIQNVTPPLPSATLQPSFQTTPPGPLSSSPTPVSQPLFPVVGTASIPSQNSQVTAAALSAPITSSTPSELNNPSYSSINTSMVNGYHAPSIQAGTLVSSHTYASGPNTSGPSIGPPPMIANKAPVIQPASNEVYLVWDDEAMSMEERRMSLLKYQVHDETSQMNSVDAAIDRRISESRLAGRMAF
- the LOC117911298 gene encoding protein SUPPRESSOR OF FRI 4-like isoform X3 → MGKKKKRAAKVFCYYCEREFEDEKILVQHQKAKHFKCHVCNKKLSTASGMAIHVLQVHKETVSKVPNANPGRESTEIEIFGMQGIPDDILAAHYGEQDEDNPSKLAKVEVPPTNVVGVMPPGSVGMGFPPQSTFGAIPPIYNSAVAVPPGWPVPRPQPWFPQHPAVPVPPAAPLGLAQRPLFPIQNVTPPLPSATLQPSFQTTPPGPLSSSPTPVSQPLFPVVGTASIPSQNSQVTAAALSAPITSSTPSELNNPSYSSINTSMVNGYHAPSIQGTLVSSHTYASGSNTSGPSIGPPPMIANKAPVIQPASNEVYLVWDDEAMSMEERRMSLLKYQVHDETSQMNSVDAAIDRRISESRLAGRMAF